A single genomic interval of Festucalex cinctus isolate MCC-2025b chromosome 16, RoL_Fcin_1.0, whole genome shotgun sequence harbors:
- the c4h11orf98 gene encoding uncharacterized protein C11orf98 — translation MSPPGGKINRPKTELGKKLFKRRRVLGRQKKKRNQIVGAVLDEGLITIHHLKKRKTSPRANITLSGKKKRKLIKQLQHLQKDKAAMEVEAATPPPKKKVRKKKTMKTAVCEDVNMADVE, via the exons ATGTCTCCACCCGGAGGGAAGATAAATAGACCCAAAACC GAGTTGGGCAAGAAGCTGTTCAAACGCCGTCGTGTCCTGGGGCGACAGAAGAAGAAACGAAATCAGATTGTTGGGGCTGTGCTGGACGAAGGCCTCATCACCATCCATCATCTCAAGAAGAGGAA AACGAGTCCCAGGGCGAACATCACGTTGTCAGGGAAGAAGAAGCGAAAGCTCATCAAGCAGCTGCAACACCTCCAAAAGGACAAAGCCGCAATGGAAG TTGAAGCTGCAACTCCCCCACCAAAAAAGAAGGTGCGCAAGAAGAAAACGATGAAGACTGCAGTCTGTGAGGACGTCAACATGGCCGATGTGGAATAA
- the LOC144004317 gene encoding parathyroid hormone-related protein-like, translated as MSSVRAIFLAAFLLCSPDANRARPTDARMRRSVTHAQLMHDKGRTLQDFKRRMWLQELLDEVHTAEIRQLPLPEAGPAILPPFSKVPAPSKSLPADWSAEEREATNLPQETDKRFKDGKRRKKGRPGRRKDGDKRKRRARSLPGRRAPQL; from the exons ATGTCCAGCGTCCGCGCCATCTTCCTGGCCGCCTTCCTCCTCTGCTCGCCCGACGCCAACCGGGCCCGACCCACCGACGCCAGAAT GCGGCGATCGGTGACGCACGCCCAGCTGATGCACGACAAAGGCCGCACGCTGCAGGACTTCAAGCGCCGCATGTGGCTGCAAGAGCTCCTGGACGAGGTCCACACGGCCGAGATCCGCCAGCTGCCGCTCCCCGAGGCCGGGCCGGCCATCCTGCCGCCGTTCTCCAAAGTGCCGGCGCCGAGCAAGAGCTTGCCAGCAGACTGGTCGGCGGAGGAGCGCGAGGCCACCAACCTGCCGCAGGAAACGGACAAGCGCTTCAAAGACGGCAAACGGCGCAAGAAAGGGCGGCCCGGCAGGAGGAAGGATGGAgacaagaggaagaggagggcccGATCCCTGCCGGGGAGGCGGGCCCCGCAGCTCTGA
- the mansc1 gene encoding MANSC domain-containing protein 1 isoform X1, which produces MMCPAFDVELDAVCPVQTFRQPVGPSSAMTRALVLALTLACVHSQREPCFSRQHQNTAVNTRVAIAAVGAPVARSLATEQDCVLACCSQPGQQGAKCNMVVFNGNKRGGEDNCFLYHCPNERDCPLMKAPSGVRTYDIFKGVIHPSTARPVATTTSTCRPTIAATPAPTPTHAGDAALAPVLITTTGPKRMDKMAKKQNKTKTNKKTKSHLPNEEAGPRTADKLPMNTPPPVTPPPTTSPPPPPTTPPTTTTPTTTTTTTTTTTAAVTPPPMTKSPPTTNMTPPPITVTPPTTISSPLPTTPTLSTTTTPPRPVTTTPPPSTTTSPPSTTTPPTTTVIAPPMTVTPTTTPPPTTTSTPSSTLTTPTLITSSSRRSQTSKVLVGPHGDTAQNTSMKMATGSLKSGVVALMVVGVAALMLALAAGGRKAMESFDRRHYTRLELNDLHYDL; this is translated from the exons ATGATGTGTCCTGCGTTTGATGTTGAACTTGACGCTGTTTGTCCCGTGCAGACTTTCCGCCAGCCCGTGGGTCCTTCTTCCGCTATGACTCGGGCGCTGGTGCTGGCGCTGACGCTGGCGTGCGTCCACTCACAACGCGAGCCCTGCTTCTCCCGGCAGCACCAGAACACCGCCGTCAACACCAGGGTGGCCATCGCCGCCGTGGGCGCACCCGTGGCCCGATCGCTGGCCACCGAGCAGGATTGCGTGCTGGCCTGCTGCTCCCAGCCGGGGCAACAGG gCGCCAAGTGCAACATGGTCGTGTTCAACGGCAACAAACGCGGCGGCGAAGACAACTGCTTCCTGTACCACTGCCCCAACGAGCGCGATTGTCCGCTGATGAAGGCGCCGTCTGGCGTGCGCACCTACGACATCTTCAAGG GTGTGATCCACCCAAGCACCGCCCGTCCAGTTGCTACGACAACGAGCACCTGCCGACCGACGATAGCCGCCACGCCCGCGCCCACACCTACCCATGCCGGCGATGCGGCCTTAGCACCCGTTCTCATAACGACGACAGGCCCCAAACGAATGGACAAGATggcgaaaaaacaaaacaagacaaaaaccaacaaaaagacaaaaagtcaTCTGCCCAATGAGGAGGCGGGGCCTAGGACTGCTGACAAACTGCCTATGAATACTCCACCTCCTGTGACTCCACCTCCTACAACAAGTCCGCCTCCTCCACCTACGACTCcacctactactactactccgactactactactactactacaacaacAACTACTGCTGCCGTGACTCCGCCTCCTATGACCAAGTCGCCACCTACAACCAATATGACTCCACCTCCTATTACCGTGACTCCTCCCACTACAATATCGAGTCCGCTCCCTACAACACCGACTCTTTCAACTACCACCACGCCACCCCGTCCTGTCACCACGACTCCGCCTCCTAGCACCACAACCTCGCCTCCTAGCACCACGACTCCGCCTACTACAACCGTCATCGCTCCTCCTATGACTGTAACTCCTACTACGACCCCTCCTCCTACGACAACAAGCACGCCTTCTTCAACTCTGACCACTCCAACTCTGATAACATCTAGCAGTAGGCGGAGTCAGACGTCCAAGGTGCTGGTGGGTCCCCACGGCGACACAGCCCAGAACACTAGCATGAAAATGGCGACAGGGTCGCTCAAGAGCGGCGTGGTGGCGTTGATGGTGGTGGGCGTCGCGGCGCTGATGCTGGCGCTGGCGGCGGGCGGGCGCAAGGCCATGGAGTCCTTCGACAGACGCCATTACACACGGCTGGAGCTCAACGACCTCCACTACGACCTGTGA
- the mansc1 gene encoding MANSC domain-containing protein 1 isoform X2, translating to MQTFRQPVGPSSAMTRALVLALTLACVHSQREPCFSRQHQNTAVNTRVAIAAVGAPVARSLATEQDCVLACCSQPGQQGAKCNMVVFNGNKRGGEDNCFLYHCPNERDCPLMKAPSGVRTYDIFKGVIHPSTARPVATTTSTCRPTIAATPAPTPTHAGDAALAPVLITTTGPKRMDKMAKKQNKTKTNKKTKSHLPNEEAGPRTADKLPMNTPPPVTPPPTTSPPPPPTTPPTTTTPTTTTTTTTTTTAAVTPPPMTKSPPTTNMTPPPITVTPPTTISSPLPTTPTLSTTTTPPRPVTTTPPPSTTTSPPSTTTPPTTTVIAPPMTVTPTTTPPPTTTSTPSSTLTTPTLITSSSRRSQTSKVLVGPHGDTAQNTSMKMATGSLKSGVVALMVVGVAALMLALAAGGRKAMESFDRRHYTRLELNDLHYDL from the exons ATGCAG ACTTTCCGCCAGCCCGTGGGTCCTTCTTCCGCTATGACTCGGGCGCTGGTGCTGGCGCTGACGCTGGCGTGCGTCCACTCACAACGCGAGCCCTGCTTCTCCCGGCAGCACCAGAACACCGCCGTCAACACCAGGGTGGCCATCGCCGCCGTGGGCGCACCCGTGGCCCGATCGCTGGCCACCGAGCAGGATTGCGTGCTGGCCTGCTGCTCCCAGCCGGGGCAACAGG gCGCCAAGTGCAACATGGTCGTGTTCAACGGCAACAAACGCGGCGGCGAAGACAACTGCTTCCTGTACCACTGCCCCAACGAGCGCGATTGTCCGCTGATGAAGGCGCCGTCTGGCGTGCGCACCTACGACATCTTCAAGG GTGTGATCCACCCAAGCACCGCCCGTCCAGTTGCTACGACAACGAGCACCTGCCGACCGACGATAGCCGCCACGCCCGCGCCCACACCTACCCATGCCGGCGATGCGGCCTTAGCACCCGTTCTCATAACGACGACAGGCCCCAAACGAATGGACAAGATggcgaaaaaacaaaacaagacaaaaaccaacaaaaagacaaaaagtcaTCTGCCCAATGAGGAGGCGGGGCCTAGGACTGCTGACAAACTGCCTATGAATACTCCACCTCCTGTGACTCCACCTCCTACAACAAGTCCGCCTCCTCCACCTACGACTCcacctactactactactccgactactactactactactacaacaacAACTACTGCTGCCGTGACTCCGCCTCCTATGACCAAGTCGCCACCTACAACCAATATGACTCCACCTCCTATTACCGTGACTCCTCCCACTACAATATCGAGTCCGCTCCCTACAACACCGACTCTTTCAACTACCACCACGCCACCCCGTCCTGTCACCACGACTCCGCCTCCTAGCACCACAACCTCGCCTCCTAGCACCACGACTCCGCCTACTACAACCGTCATCGCTCCTCCTATGACTGTAACTCCTACTACGACCCCTCCTCCTACGACAACAAGCACGCCTTCTTCAACTCTGACCACTCCAACTCTGATAACATCTAGCAGTAGGCGGAGTCAGACGTCCAAGGTGCTGGTGGGTCCCCACGGCGACACAGCCCAGAACACTAGCATGAAAATGGCGACAGGGTCGCTCAAGAGCGGCGTGGTGGCGTTGATGGTGGTGGGCGTCGCGGCGCTGATGCTGGCGCTGGCGGCGGGCGGGCGCAAGGCCATGGAGTCCTTCGACAGACGCCATTACACACGGCTGGAGCTCAACGACCTCCACTACGACCTGTGA
- the mansc1 gene encoding MANSC domain-containing protein 1 isoform X3 — protein MTRALVLALTLACVHSQREPCFSRQHQNTAVNTRVAIAAVGAPVARSLATEQDCVLACCSQPGQQGAKCNMVVFNGNKRGGEDNCFLYHCPNERDCPLMKAPSGVRTYDIFKGVIHPSTARPVATTTSTCRPTIAATPAPTPTHAGDAALAPVLITTTGPKRMDKMAKKQNKTKTNKKTKSHLPNEEAGPRTADKLPMNTPPPVTPPPTTSPPPPPTTPPTTTTPTTTTTTTTTTTAAVTPPPMTKSPPTTNMTPPPITVTPPTTISSPLPTTPTLSTTTTPPRPVTTTPPPSTTTSPPSTTTPPTTTVIAPPMTVTPTTTPPPTTTSTPSSTLTTPTLITSSSRRSQTSKVLVGPHGDTAQNTSMKMATGSLKSGVVALMVVGVAALMLALAAGGRKAMESFDRRHYTRLELNDLHYDL, from the exons ATGACTCGGGCGCTGGTGCTGGCGCTGACGCTGGCGTGCGTCCACTCACAACGCGAGCCCTGCTTCTCCCGGCAGCACCAGAACACCGCCGTCAACACCAGGGTGGCCATCGCCGCCGTGGGCGCACCCGTGGCCCGATCGCTGGCCACCGAGCAGGATTGCGTGCTGGCCTGCTGCTCCCAGCCGGGGCAACAGG gCGCCAAGTGCAACATGGTCGTGTTCAACGGCAACAAACGCGGCGGCGAAGACAACTGCTTCCTGTACCACTGCCCCAACGAGCGCGATTGTCCGCTGATGAAGGCGCCGTCTGGCGTGCGCACCTACGACATCTTCAAGG GTGTGATCCACCCAAGCACCGCCCGTCCAGTTGCTACGACAACGAGCACCTGCCGACCGACGATAGCCGCCACGCCCGCGCCCACACCTACCCATGCCGGCGATGCGGCCTTAGCACCCGTTCTCATAACGACGACAGGCCCCAAACGAATGGACAAGATggcgaaaaaacaaaacaagacaaaaaccaacaaaaagacaaaaagtcaTCTGCCCAATGAGGAGGCGGGGCCTAGGACTGCTGACAAACTGCCTATGAATACTCCACCTCCTGTGACTCCACCTCCTACAACAAGTCCGCCTCCTCCACCTACGACTCcacctactactactactccgactactactactactactacaacaacAACTACTGCTGCCGTGACTCCGCCTCCTATGACCAAGTCGCCACCTACAACCAATATGACTCCACCTCCTATTACCGTGACTCCTCCCACTACAATATCGAGTCCGCTCCCTACAACACCGACTCTTTCAACTACCACCACGCCACCCCGTCCTGTCACCACGACTCCGCCTCCTAGCACCACAACCTCGCCTCCTAGCACCACGACTCCGCCTACTACAACCGTCATCGCTCCTCCTATGACTGTAACTCCTACTACGACCCCTCCTCCTACGACAACAAGCACGCCTTCTTCAACTCTGACCACTCCAACTCTGATAACATCTAGCAGTAGGCGGAGTCAGACGTCCAAGGTGCTGGTGGGTCCCCACGGCGACACAGCCCAGAACACTAGCATGAAAATGGCGACAGGGTCGCTCAAGAGCGGCGTGGTGGCGTTGATGGTGGTGGGCGTCGCGGCGCTGATGCTGGCGCTGGCGGCGGGCGGGCGCAAGGCCATGGAGTCCTTCGACAGACGCCATTACACACGGCTGGAGCTCAACGACCTCCACTACGACCTGTGA